The Onychomys torridus chromosome X, mOncTor1.1, whole genome shotgun sequence genomic interval GAACTCAACCAGATCACACAGTGCTTATTAGAATTAAGTATGTTAAAACGGGCTCTACCTTTGGACAAACTAAGTCCATGGCTATTATGGATCTGGTTACCACAACCTTTCTTTGTCAGATACTGCACATCTAAATTTTGCAGAGCATCTTTTGTAATTCATTTTGTCAGATACCATATACTATGTTCTTAATATCAAGTATTTCATAACAGAGAGAGTAAGACCAACATAAAACAATTAATTACCATGAAATGAGCTAGGGAAGATAAGCTACTTGTAAGCCAGAAAAATGTGAATgcccagaaaagggcattgtgTATGAAGGCATCAATTAGTTGCTATTCGAATCAGAGAAGTTGTCACAAACAGGTGTTATCTGAGCTGCACCCTGAATGAGTGAAAAAGTAGAGCAATGGCATCTCAAACTTGAAAAAAAGCCCACCTCTGAGGTACAAGGTTGTCCTGATATTTGCATATCATAGTGTGGTCATAGTCTATAGACTTCAGTGGGATGAAAAAAAAGCAGAGTCATAGGAGAGGGCATGCTTGCTGGATAGATTGTTGGGTTGAACTATAAATGTAAGAGGCACATCACTGAGAAAGTTTGCTCAGTAGGGCTGGACAGGGAAACATTTGCATATTTCAGgtagaagatgatgatgatggttaaCTGAGGATCATATTGATAATagtggaaaggaaaggaaacaaaagaattaaGACAAAATTATAGGGACAGGTATATAGCAAGAAATGCCATCTGTAGATTTAAGTTCATATAAATAATCAGACAAAAGAGAGGCATTCCATTGTGGTATTTACAGTTGTcttatagttttaattttgaaTGAAAAACTGAAGATTAGAATCACAATTTCAAAGGTCCTCTTCAGGCAGTAAAGGACTTAACTTTTCCATTCCTGTTCTTACCTTAATTATGGTTAAAAATCCCCACCTGaccctcaaaacaacaacaaaaaccaacttcctgtagtagtagtagtagtagtagtagtagtagtagtagtagtagtagtaacacGAAGAGCAGAAAGCAAAAGTATGTGGCAGGTCCCTTATCTTGGTGCCCAGTCTAGAAAAAACTGTCATCAATGCTCAGTACTCACCATGTCCAGGGTGGAAATAGGCCCGAGGCTGTTGACAAAAACTTCAACAGTGACCACAGTGGGCTTCTCTGCAAAGCAAGAAATAGTATAGGGTGAATGTCACATAGAGGCATGCCACCAAAGAGGGAGTCatcaaaagggaggaaagagggccAGTCCTACTTCCTTTGTTCTTCCACGGAAAGCCCCGGATCATTCATCTTATTTTGGAATTGAAAAATCTGAGGGGAAAGTATTGACCTAGAGGAGTCATTATGGCTTACCTCGTGGATCAGCTCCAGTTGTTCCTGTCTGTATGTGAAACCTTCATCTATAACTCATGTTAGTGCCCACTACTACATATGAAATCTGCTTTTCCTTCAATTGAGGAGACAGCTTTCTTTTGTAAACTCACCTCCAATGCCAGGGCGCAGTTTATGGTCATAGTTACTCAGGATGGTGCTAAGGATTCGAGAAGCTCTTGTCAGGttctctcctgagtgctcagtTGTGCAATCAACAGtgagttctgtttctttttctgtaagcttcttTCCACTAGGCTGAGGCTCCTGTTGGGGCTGGGGTTCTGACTCCGGCTGTGGCTcgggctcaggctcaggctcaggctgcGGCTCTGGCTGTGGCTCCGGCTGTGGCTCGGGGGGCTCAGGCTGTGGCTCAGGctgtggctctggctctggctccggctgtggctcaggctgtggctctggctctggctccggCTGTGGCTCGGGGGGCTCAGGCTGTGGCTCAGGctgtggctctggctctggctccggCTGTGGCTCCGGCTGTGGCTCGGGGGGCTCAGGCTgcggctctggctctggctctggctcagGCTGGGGCGCAGGCTGAGGCTccggctggggctggggctctggTTGGGGTTGGGGCTGGGGCTCTGGTTGGGGTTGGGGCTGGGGCTCAGGCTGGGGCCTGGGTCGGGGTTGGCGCCCAGCCTGGATGTGGACTGGGATCTGGGGCTGAGGCTCGGGCTCAGGCTGAGGTTGGGGCTCGGGCTGGGGCTCAGGCAAGGGTAGGGGCCAAGGCAGGGGATGGGGCAGAGGCTGGCGCCCAGCcaggggctgaggctggggctcGGGCTGGGGCTCGGGCTGGGGCTCGGGCTGGGGCTCGGGCTGGGGCTCCGGCTGGGGCTCGGGCTGGGGCTGGGGTTCTGGGTCAGGCTGGGGCTGAGGCACTGGCCAAGGCAGAGGATGGGGTAGAGGCTGGCGCCCAGCcaggggctgaggctggggctgaggTTGGGGATGAggttggggctggggctggggctggggctgaggctgagggtggggctttggctctagcccaggctggggcaggggcaggggctggggctgaggcagaggctgggagcTAAAGACTACATCATCATCACAGCCAGGGGATTTGgggtgtggctgtggctgagggCCGGAGACTACATCATCATAGGTAGGAGATTCAGGCTGAAGTACAGGTTTAGACACAGGCTGAGGCTGAGGGCCGAAGACTACATTATCTTGGGCAGGAGGTTTATTCTCCAGTTTAATGTGAGGTCCAACCCTAGAATACACAACCAAAAAATTAAGTTCTACCCTTTAATCAGGCTGATGCCTTTtgggacaggagaaaacaaaaatatttgcaaCACAAGGCTTAATTAGTGAGTAGTGATAGTAAATGAGGAGATACTAACAAATTAAACTTGATAATTCCTTTTAAACTTTATTGCTCTTTGGAGACTTTGTATGCAATCCTTGTTTCATAATTCTTTACTTTAAAATAGTCAacaacagccgggcagtggtggcacacacctttaatccagcactcgggaggcagagccaggtggatctctgtgagttcgaggccagcctgggctaccaagtgagttccaggaaaggcacaaagctacacagggaaaccctgtctcgaaaaaccaaaaaaaaaaaaaaaaaaaaaaaaaagtcaacaacaaaaattagacTAAATTTTCAAAGGCCATTTCATGTGAAAACAAGTAGGTAGGCATCTTTTCCATGAACTCTGGCCAATCAGTTGCTGTGCTGCCTGCTGTTACTAACCTTGGCCTCACATCTGCCTGAGTCACAGCACCTGAGAGAACAGGGCAGACCAAAGGAAAGGGCTGTTGAGGAATGCTTGCAAGCAGGTAGGACTGAAAATTCCTGGGATTCTCATATTGAGGCTCTGAAGTGGAGGAAGGCAGGCTATAGAGCAGTGCTTTGTGGCTGTCTCTATACTGTGTCCTGCACCCAAGAAACGGATAACCAATAGGAGACCATATTGGGTACCAGGGCCAACAATGactatagcaataataataataataataacaacaacaacaacaacaacactttaGAAATCCATCTGCTAATGTATGAAAGTCCCCCACAGTGTTTGAGGTTAACATGACAGGTAGTGATGAAAGGGCCCCAGTATGGACATTTTGTGATACTTCATCAGTTATATGCTTATTATTTGGACAACGTTCCGTACATGGGTTCTAATTCAGTAAAAAGGCATTTTAAATATCCCACCTGCTAATATATAGGTCATACTTGAGTCctgatttttaaaaccaaaactgTCAAAAACACATGGTAAAGATTTTAACACTGAATCACTGAAGCATGAATAAATCATTCTTAAATATCTGGTGTAATGATGATATTTTTATTGGCGAAGCCCTTAATGACTACAATATTTACTTACAAAATGATATGAAGTCTGagatttattctttaaaataagacCCTAAGTTAAAATGGGTAGTAGGTATGTAGgaggcaaagaaaataaattatcattaattTCTTCATTAATGTTAAGGCTATGTGGAAATTCAGTTTACTATACATCCTTGAAAAAATAcagttaaaagcatttgaaaaagatatcagCACTAATTAACATTTGATGAGATGGTAAGAGAGCAGTTTCCTTTAGGATGACTTCACATTTGGTGAGGCTTGGGGGTGGCGGGGAGGGGATGCAGATTGCTTCTTTATCATCTAGGTGCTGGTTACCTGATCATGCTTACTTTATGAAAATTCACTGAGCTGTTGTTCATTTATGATTGCTGTGTTTACATATTTGTGTACTACActtctaaaatgttattttaaatctaCCAGGCAACCTTAATCCCTAAAATGAGAACAAGAGACTAGGGTGAGCAGGTTGCTGTGCTGCAGACCAGGGGACTAGCAATTGGACATCAAAGTGCATATTTTTCCTGAAGTGTTCCAAGCTTTTAGAATAGTTTAATTGGCATAGAGATGTGCTAAGCTGGTGCTATTTCTCATTTCTGAAACAGCCTGCAAGGAAAATGATGAGTGAGGGGTGGAAGTTGCTTTGGTCCTTCAATTTGATTTTGCCAGTGTAAACAAACATATAGCCACATCTTTAGATCTTTGGGGTTAAGAAGCTCCTGTGTATACATACCCATCTCCAAAAAGCCACCAAGCTTTTTTTTCAAGGCTAGAAAGAATAAAGCCTAGAAAAATCACATGGCCTAGTAGGATTTTCCAAGGAAGCTTTTCAGACATCCACAGCTCTCTATATGTGAAAATCCTAAATGAGACTGAAGCTCTGAACTACCACCTTCCAAATCTGGCTGAAGAGGGGAGCAAAGAAGCATGACGAAGGCCCTGGGTTTCTTTCTCAAATATGCTAGCCTTTTCAATTTATTAATAGATAAACCATATAAGGGGAAGGCTATGCTCAAAATCACATGCCTGATTTGAAGATGAACCCGGATCAAATCTAAGTTTGGTCCAACATACTCCACTGCCACCTCCCTTTTCTTGACATCACAGATTGCCATGCTGACAGTGTGTGCATGTCAGTGTCtgttcctcccacccccactagATGGGCTGTTTTCCcctctcatctccctcccttcttcttcacctccctccctcatcctcggccatctttttttcccagaaacaAAAACCATCTAAAGGGACATGGATAACAAGAAATTGCTAGTATGCACTTAGAAATATTTACCAACGCCCTGCTGAGGAGGCCAGCCTCACCTTGGGCACCAGGGAGCCAGAAGAGAGCCACATATGCCTCTCTGAGGAGCTACAACCTGGAGTGGGAAGAGAAGACATATTGCCCCTCCTCAAAACAAACTAATGACAAGACACAAGCCCAATACCATAGAATCTTCTAGAAACCTCAATAGATCAGGAAGCTTAAAAACTTCTGACAACTCATACGCCACAAAAAACAGTCtccaagaaaaggaaggaaggaaggaaggaaggaaggaaggaaggaaggaaggaaggaaggaagaaagaaagaatgaaagaaagaaaggaaggaaggaaggaaggaaggaagaaaggaaggaaggaaggaaggaaggaaggaaggaaggaaggaaggaaggaaggaagaaaagagaatttaaaaacacACGAAACACTCATCTTCCACCATAAAACGCCAGAAATCCTAGGAACATCCTTCTTACTAATGCTCAGGGTCAGGGAATTATGGGAGGGAGACTGGCTgctcaagagaaaagagaaaaggggagggggctAGAAATCCAGGCCACAAACCACAGAcctcaggaaagaaaaacattctggCTTAGGTCTGCCCCTAAGACCAAGCAGGGTGCCTTGGGgtgagaagggaaaaggaaggcagaTGGGATGGGAACCCTGAGATAAGCAAGGCTCAGGCTCCTCCTGTCTGGGACTGGAAGGAAAACGCGACGCGACGGGATGGGGAAACAAGTAAAGTCAGAGTTGTCTGGCATCATGCCTGGTACTCAGCAGGCACTCCGGGAGAAAAATGTGAGCATGAGTGAACAGACTAGGAAACACTCAAGCATTTCGTAGCACTTCAGGTCCCCTAGCCCAGGAGCCACCTTCCCGAAGTCCCCAGCACAACCCTGAGTTATATGCGCTAGCCCTAGCGGTTTCTGCGCGcccttttccctctccctgcGTCAGACTCCGAGAGGGAACCAGGTGCTCTTGCTGCCTGGCCGCCGGCTCCAGGGCTTTGAGGGCCAACCGGAGTCCACGACTCCAACAGAAGAGGGTCCCACCTCCTTCCCCGCGCTCCCCGTCGTCACTCCAGGACGCCCTCCTACAAGGGGGCACACGGAAGGATGGCGTGCATAGAGGGGACAagtgtccaggctggcctagccATCAGGATAGCCCCAGGCAAACCCAGAGCTGGGATAAGGAACCCTGGGGAGTCTGGAAGCCTCCTAGGCACAGAGGGCTCTCAGGTAGTGGGACGGAGACTCACCTCCACTGGAGGGCCAGGAATATGTTGAGGAGAATCAGGAGAACTTTGGGCAACATCTCGGCGGTACCTGGCACGACCACCTGTGTTGAGTTCGCAGCGCAGATCTGGCTGGTCACTGAGATGTGGAGGGATTTGTTGGGCTCCAACTTTCACTCCTCCCACTCGCCCCGCCCCAGACAGGGCTCTGCACCATGGGCCCGCCCCCTGAGCCCCGATGGAAATCTCCAACGACGTGATCACTGCGGCAGCGGGAAGCGAGGCTGGGGCGGGCAGGCGgaggagtggagaggagggagctttGTCGCCGAGGCCCCCAGCCGCCAGCACTGCGGCTGCCAGACAGCCAGGgcggagggggcggggagggggcaggaggagtgaggaggaggcGAGCCTGCAGCGTGAGGCCCTGGGCTTGGGGAAAACGCACTAGCGGTTGTGGCTTGGGGAGACTCCACTGGCTGGGCCAGGGTAGGCTCACACAGGCGAGTGGGAGGGGGTACTTTGCTGTGACCCCTTCCAGACCCCTGACTAGCTCTGAGGTCCTTATGTTCTTCCTTACTACCTGTTGAGCCCCATGCTGTTCCACATCTTCCCCTAGCATTGCTGATTTTTCCTGGTCTTGCTCCACACCCTTCATACATCTGATGCCACCCTTGGTACAAGGTAGAAGAGATGCTATAAGTCAATTCCATGTGTACCCAGGAGGCAAGGGAACAGTCACCAGCAGAGGATCAGGCAAAGGCATTCACTGGAAGACTGAATCCCATAGGGGTACCGACTCAAAATTGTTTCCTGCTCAGCCTTGGGGCCTGGGTCTCAGAGTAGGCTTTGGAAACTGCCTCTCTGCAATAGGGCAGGCAAATTTTTCTTAGGTCTCTGCTCCAGAGAATaccaaaagaagaaatgagaaagccAATAGGTGGGGTTGCACACCAGCATCCTTGGAGTACTTCTTTTGCATAGACCCTCTGAATTGATTTCAGAGCTTTGCATAACAAGCTCTTATTGATCACTAGCATCCTCCTCCTTCACCTGTTGCTCTAGAAAGCACTGTGGACCTGAAGGCTCTGTGAGAGATTTTGCTGTAGCACACTAATCTAATAAACCCTCTGCATCACTCTCCCTACTGCATGACTCTGCTTTGTCATGTTCTGAGCACTGCTTTCTACCTGTTTATTTTTAtgggcatttctttctttgtttatagtGAGTTGTCATCACTGAAGTAagctctgtctttgtctctctctgcctctctctgtgtgtctctatgtctgtgtctgtctgtctctgtctgtctctgtctctctctgtctctctctgtctctctgtctctctctctctctctcacacacacacacacacacacacacacaccatatatctCAGCTTTTCAACTACATCCTTCAAAGTGAGAAGACATCGAGTACACAGAAGGCACTCAACAAACATTTTTAACTGTCCTGCGTAAAACTTTGTGTGGCCTACTACCACTGAGCCCAGCATAAATAGGGCCTTCCTTCAGAtgagtggttctcaatctgtgagtcaTGACCCATCTGGGGTTGAATGCCCCTTCCACAGGGGTTGCCTCAGACCACTggaaaattacatatatttacattctgattcataacagtagcaaaattatagttatgaagtagtgatGAAGATAATcttacggttgggggtcaccacaacatgaggaactatattaaagggtcaccacagcattagggaggttgagaaccactgcttcagACTCTGATGCAGCAGAGGAGAAATGACTACAGAGCATGGTTATGCCTCTCCTGCTTCATAGCTGTTTGGAAGAACCACCTTGGTCAGCCTATGGCCTCTGTAATTTCACAGGGTATCTCCCTGATCCAAACACTGTTGTCACACTCTTAAATTTCTTAAGACTTCCTAAACAAGTGGCCTTATGCTTTTTGTTTCCTTGGCCCTTTCAAATGATGTATCTATCTGGTATTGTCTGTCTTAAGGAGATTTTGTCTGTGTTCTTTTGGGCCTAGAATACTCTCCAATGTCCACTAGGCATTACTGAAAGAGTTACTGAATCTTGAGTAACCAAAATAGGCAGGTCTTCAGGTCCCCCACCAGAGAATCCCAGGCACCTTTTTACAGGTTGAGAtttaagcactttaccaactttCTCATATGAACAACTGTAGTATACCTACAAGGGCTTGTGCAGATTACTCAATGTTATTATTGTTTCTCTGTCCTCCAAATGTTTGCTGTGTAGTCATCTTTACCAGGTCCTAGCCTGGGTGATAAAGGAATATACAAAAAGAACTCATATACCACCTTGACGTTGTATATAAAGCATAGGCTAGATTTGAAATATAAGACTAAGTTTCAGGAGAACCTCAGTACTCCAAGGAAGAGTCTTTTTCATAGGCTGTGTCTATCATAAGAAGAAGAGGGACTTCCAGGTTGCCAAATTGCAGACATGGGCAGCCCCAGGAAATTCAAAACAGAAAGGTGGAATGATTGACCAAGAAACAGGAGTTTGTCAGAAGTGTTTGTGTGAAGAGTAAATACGGGAAATTAAGGTGGATTGGGAGGCTGCCCAGCCTAATGCTAACACTGAATCTTGCCAAGAGACTGCATGCTATCCTGTGGGCAACAGGGACATTTCATAAGGGTATCCAGTATCAGAACTGTACTTC includes:
- the Gabre gene encoding gamma-aminobutyric acid receptor subunit epsilon → MLPKVLLILLNIFLALQWRVGPHIKLENKPPAQDNVVFGPQPQPVSKPVLQPESPTYDDVVSGPQPQPHPKSPGCDDDVVFSSQPLPQPQPLPLPQPGLEPKPHPQPQPQPQPQPQPHPQPQPQPQPLAGRQPLPHPLPWPVPQPQPDPEPQPQPEPQPEPQPEPQPEPQPEPQPEPQPQPLAGRQPLPHPLPWPLPLPEPQPEPQPQPEPEPQPQIPVHIQAGRQPRPRPQPEPQPQPQPEPQPQPQPEPQPQPEPQPAPQPEPEPEPEPQPEPPEPQPEPQPEPEPEPQPEPQPEPPEPQPEPEPEPQPEPQPEPEPEPQPEPQPEPPEPQPEPQPEPQPEPEPEPEPQPESEPQPQQEPQPSGKKLTEKETELTVDCTTEHSGENLTRASRILSTILSNYDHKLRPGIGEKPTVVTVEVFVNSLGPISTLDMEYSIDIIFYQTWYDERLRYNDTFETLVLHGNVVSQLWIPDTVFRNSKRTHEYDITIPNQMALIHKDGKVLYSVRMTIDARCSLHMLKFPMDSHSCPLSFSSFSYDAHEMIYKLENFKLKINEKNTWKLFEFDFIGVTNKTEILSTPVGDFMVMTFFFNVSRRFGFIVFQNYVPSSVTTMLSWVSFWIKIEAAAARASVGVSSVLTMATLGTLSRKNFPRVSYLTALDYYIAICFVLCFCALLEFAVLNFLTYNETKQQASPNLYHLPTSSRANARTRARARTRARAHARALQQQEVFVCEIVTYEGNAEEERQYCPVEQSSSFRRPQCPRRRCGRSYVCFKVLRKYFCMAPGCGGSTWQRGRLCIHVYHLDNYSRVLFPITFFFFNVLYWLICLNL